The following proteins come from a genomic window of Lachnoclostridium phytofermentans ISDg:
- a CDS encoding sensor histidine kinase, which translates to MRKFIRKHEGPKNPPPVILTLVFAILVFVILGITMVIVGSLVVLLNKLQIIESLNAPNIWIPTIWFASASILIGTVVAIIISRIPLKPINTIIHGMNQLANGKYQTRIDLGHVSIAMDVSNSFNTLAEELENTEMLRSDFVNNFSHEFKTPIVSICGFAKLLQRDTIAKDKQKEYLSIIVEESTRLSEMATNVLNLTKVEYQSILTDISGFNLSEQLRNSVLMLENKWMQKGISITVELNEYYIEACEELLKQVWINILDNSIKYSPTHSEVEIELIEEHDLITVSIINHGPEMSKEEIKRIYDKFWQGDTSHASEGTGIGLSIAKRIVELHKGKINVDSSKEQTKFSVMIPKRVI; encoded by the coding sequence ATGAGAAAGTTTATAAGGAAACATGAGGGGCCGAAAAATCCTCCACCAGTGATATTAACGTTAGTATTTGCTATTTTGGTTTTTGTGATATTGGGGATTACTATGGTGATTGTAGGCTCTCTTGTGGTATTATTAAATAAACTGCAAATTATAGAAAGCCTTAATGCACCCAATATTTGGATCCCAACTATCTGGTTTGCATCGGCTAGTATATTAATCGGGACTGTAGTTGCTATTATTATTAGCCGTATACCCTTAAAGCCAATTAATACAATCATTCATGGCATGAATCAATTAGCCAATGGAAAGTATCAAACACGAATAGATTTAGGACATGTATCGATTGCCATGGACGTATCCAATAGTTTCAATACACTTGCAGAAGAACTAGAAAATACAGAGATGCTTCGCTCTGATTTTGTCAATAATTTTTCTCATGAATTTAAAACACCAATTGTGTCAATCTGTGGGTTTGCTAAGTTATTACAAAGGGATACGATTGCGAAAGATAAGCAAAAAGAATATTTAAGTATTATTGTGGAGGAATCTACAAGACTTTCTGAGATGGCAACCAATGTACTTAATTTGACCAAAGTTGAGTATCAAAGTATTCTGACGGACATTTCTGGGTTTAATCTCTCGGAGCAATTGCGAAACAGTGTATTAATGTTAGAGAATAAGTGGATGCAAAAAGGAATCTCTATTACTGTAGAATTAAATGAGTATTATATTGAAGCATGTGAAGAACTATTAAAGCAAGTTTGGATTAACATTTTGGATAATTCCATTAAGTATTCACCAACTCATAGTGAAGTTGAGATTGAATTGATAGAAGAACATGATTTGATTACGGTATCCATCATTAATCATGGGCCAGAGATGAGTAAGGAAGAAATTAAGCGTATTTATGATAAATTCTGGCAAGGGGATACCTCTCATGCCTCGGAAGGAACGGGAATTGGTTTATCCATTGCAAAACGAATTGTAGAACTTCATAAAGGGAAAATTAATGTAGATAGCTCGAAGGAGCAAACGAAATTTTCTGTTATGATACCAAAAAGAGTTATATAA